In a single window of the Equus quagga isolate Etosha38 unplaced genomic scaffold, UCLA_HA_Equagga_1.0 HiC_scaffold_295_RagTag, whole genome shotgun sequence genome:
- the LOC124232165 gene encoding nascent polypeptide-associated complex subunit alpha, muscle-specific form-like yields the protein MRGSRHSSGQAGASHSEFLPLFRPRYRPVREQQDALLCKGSGCRQLWTWNRIAAPPPPPGCLLQQARVTLSRSLSAAILVPRSPHSPSPGSVGVGGEVVRGSGREPGTEAALALRTRRARPCGQTGPWARGGRSAEGRGEMPGEATETVPATEQELPQPQAETAVHSLSSALSVTAALGQPDPALPPPSSLAPQHCPLATPNQPPPFLSPSAVASTPFEAPFPQSSSGIALPLGSAPSLPDTPAFLPNLMGPPISPAALALASPMITPTLKGARSSSAPLALVALAPHSVQKSYPPNPLSAPPSVAEAQSGSVRSLPAPIASPEPQTSPIQAPSEVVPGPKGTPIPPGVVGAVPSHFITPLASVQSGVASRPQTPPPTPLTITSSQVKAIPCLGTIYVNRKAKLVPVLVTHRLQIGGSSDPLQLRMLIASPGYYLYF from the exons ATGCGAGGCTCCCGGCACAGTTCCGGCCAGGCCGGCGCATCCCATTCTGAATTCCTACCCTTATTTAGGCCTCGTTACCGCCCTGTCAGGGAACAGCAGGACGCCCTGCTCTGTAAAGGAAGTGGCTGCCGCCAGCTGTGGACCTGGAACCGCAtcgcggccccgccccctccgccaGGCTGCCTTCTGCAACAGGCGCGGGTCACGCTCTCGCGCTCTCTCTCTGCCGCCATCTTGGTTCCACGTTCCCCACACA GCCCCAGCCCCGGCAGCGTGggtgtgggaggggaggtggtTCGGGGCAGCGGCCGGGAGCCAGGCACGGAGGCTGCCCTCGCGCTGAGGACCAGGCGAGCGCGGCCTTGTGGGCAGACCGGCCCATGGGCCCGTGGAGGCCGCTCTGcggagggaagaggag AAATGCCCGGTGAAGCCACAGAAACCGTCCCTGCTACAGAGCAGGAGTTGCCACAGCCCCAGGCTGAGACAG CTGTGCATTCTCTGTCTTCAGCCTTGAGTGTCACTGCTGCCTTAGGGCAGCCTgaccctgcccttccccctccctcctccctggccccccaACACTGCCCTCTGGCAACCCCTAACCAGCCTccccccttcctttctccctctgctgtTGCCTCCACCCCTTTTGAAGCTCCTTTTCCCCAGTCATCCTCTGGGATAGCCCTGCCTTTGGGAtctgccccttccctccctgacACCCCAGCTTTCCTGCCAAACCTAATGGGGCCTCCCATCTCCCCAGCTGCCTTAGCTCTGGCCTCTCCCATGATTACTCCAACTCTGAAAGGTGCGCGTTCCTCTTCAGCTCCCTTGGCTCTTGTGGCCTTGGCTCCCCACTCAGTGCAGAAGAGTTATCCACCTAATCCTCTTAGTGCACCTCCTTCAGTTGCTGAGGCTCAGTCAGGGTCAGTGAGATCTCTGCCAGCTCCCATTGCCTCCCCAGAACCACAGACCTCTCCTATTCAAGCTCCCTCTGAAGTAGTCCCTGGTCCAAAAGGTACTCCCATCCCTCCAGGTGTGGTCGGTGCTGTTCCTTCCCATTTTATAACTCCATTGGCCTCTGTTCAATCTGGAGTAGCCTCACGTCCTCAgaccccacctcccactcccctaACCATCACTTCCTCTCAGGTCAAAGCCATCCCCTGTCTTGGGACCATAT ACGTCAATCGCAAGGCCAAGTTGGTACCTGTGCTTGTGACCCACCGGCTACAGATTGGAGGCTCCAGCGAccccctccaactcaggatgcTAATAGCAAGTCCAGGTtattacctgtacttctga